In the genome of Microplitis demolitor isolate Queensland-Clemson2020A chromosome 5, iyMicDemo2.1a, whole genome shotgun sequence, the window GCTTTAAAGATGAAATAAGCTACTGTAATggcataaatatatttgtccCGTTGTTGGCGCTGATACATAACCGATTCTACAGCCATTACTCGACGATTTAGCTTGCCTAATTGACGACGTAAATGTTGAATTTCATCAGATTGGGGCAGTGACACATCTAAAGTACTATTCCAAACTGGAGTCTGTTctctatattataaaaacaattgattaaAGGAAATATGTAATCTGCatgtagataatttttattaaacataaataattttattaataataatataaataaaataatatttgtattaattatcattattatttgttttttttacctAATATTGCGCCTGACAATTTGTGTATCACTGATAAAAGTTCCATTAGCAATTGGAGTTGTTGAATTCATTTCTGGCGGATTTCCATAATCATCAATACTATCATCATCAAAtgtaggaaaaaaatgatcaccCAACGTCAAAACTCTCGGCGGtgtctaaattaatttttaaattattaaaacattcattttattaaagataaatacaaaaaattacctgAACTCTAGTCATTGTATGTTCCGGTGGTATAACTGAATTTTCAAGAGTCATTTCAATAGGAGGAGCCTTTAATCCAACATGCTGATCGTGTcctaaattaaatataagccaacagataatatttattattaatataattaattattagttatattttaagatattttaaatataaaatgttcatatatatatatatatatatatgtatatataccgACAACAAGAATTCTATCGGGCATATGCATATCGTATACTTTATTAGGGATTGATTGTGTCCAAGATGATCCATTTTTATTTGTGCTATCGTCATTAAATTCATCATCACTGACTCTCAGTGTTTTAGGTAAtctcattttattattcatttcataATTTTGATCATAGAAATTGTCAACTTCACCATTGAATATCGCTCCACTCTGAGCTGTTGACATTTTAACtgcaattaatataataataataataatatttatagacTTTTATATCAACATAACCTTAACAagtataactttttattttaattgtttaattattataacaacataactttaaattacttatGTAGTATGTAAactaaatagttaaaaattataataaatttttcaaccttTATCATCATCAGGCATTAAATTTGGCATTCTtgttgttttaataataataatgattacttttaatcataaaattagtttattgttattaaaattgtaaattatttatacaaataatgATTGCAATTTAACACGAACCTTTTTATTTGtcgtaatattatttatttatgaaaagtaaaaactaatttttacatacataaatagatgatcattattataatacctTATAtaggaacttttttttttatttaatatgtgATGTAATGTAATAGAGAAGCACACACAGAGAGCGCTGTGGTCACACGATTTTGGTAacacgtacatatatataacaaggAAACCAAGTAAATCAATCATAGCTACCAGGGTGCCGCCCTACTGTCTGGcacataaaacaaaaaataaactaccgccaaatttaataattactattccAGCCATACCAGCTAGTagtgctgccagaacgtgtgatatttttaccccctcctgcCATTACACTCAATGCTATTTCACCTCAGGAGGGGGTAAAAACatcgcacgttctggcagcactggCAGCTACCAACTTCCTTTCCCGCGTTTAACTTAATCGTTACACAAAACGATACAACATAAACACAGACACACACAGCACACACATACttaaatatacttaaatatattacaaagTAACGAAAACAACTAAAGTATCACGAATGAAAAGACCgcgaaattattattttcttattttatttcattatttttgtttctattcattcattttacttaaattatatcaaaatatttacattatatttaattgtgtgtaaaaaatataaaatattaattttaaataattcatttaccatataattgtaataagctataaattatatggtataacctaaaataaaatggaagaGAGCCGTAagtgtatttaattaataataattaatattttgttttattgataaatttaattattttagcatCAACATCTCGAAGTAAAcgacaaaaaattgataaatcagGTCGAAGTGctgctttacaaaaattaaaagaattgaaaggtagtaaaaataaatataaaattgaagagcttaaaaatgtatatgatcAAGTTGATGAAAAAGAATATGCAAAAACCGTTGCTACTCGACAGGAATCTGATTGGATTGTAGATGATggtaagatatttttttttttttatttttttttttttttatttttattaattatattaaatttaaaggtGGAAGTGGATATGTTGAAGACGGTAGAGAAATTTTTGATGATGATTTGGATGATGAAAGTATTGAGAAGGcatcaaaacaaaatttagctGGACCACGTAAACGAAAACGTGATGATGAATCTAAATCAAAAGGTTCTATTGTAAAtatgttcaaaaatattaaaaaaaatacaattgaacCTGTTTCATCGGACAACGACAATCTTTTAGCTGATTTACTTGATGAgattaaaacaaaacaaattcCATCATCCGAATCAAATAAATCGTCAatcgtcaataaatttaaagttataccAAAATCTTGTCAATCATCACCATTATtactcgaaaataaatttgatatcacgaaaaaactatcaaaggatgataataatgatgatgataatgatgacgTCCATTCACcaccaactaaaaaaattaatatcgatgtaaatttaatacctaaacaagataaaaaattaaataatgttcaaCTAATTAAATctgaacaacaacaacaacaacagttATTGTCAAGTCATGAAATTGATAAAGTGCCTGAGGTAATAGAcgatgttaatttatttgataattattttgatgaaCCATTTGACGATATTATTGATGTTACTAATAATCCAGTTACTACAACAACATCtaaattgttttgtaaaaatacaaataatgttaataattatggtaatgatgatgatgatgacttTGATGCAATAATTGGATCAATAGATGAACAAAATCtttgtaataatgataataaaaatgaatcaacatctaaaataaatgataatcgTCCTAAATTAGAAGatgatgattttaataaagttattgaaactttagataaaaattcattatggTCTGAATGGGATGGCGAAAcaaaagaaacaattaaaaCAGATACAGAAGATACAatacatgaaaatttatcattatatactggttataatttattaaaagctGAAATATCAGGTGAtgatattgttaaatttttttggtgggATGCTATGGAAAATCCATATAAAAATCCAGGCGTTGTTAATTTATtcggtaaaatttatattgaatctTTAGATCGTTATGAATCATGTTGTTTatctgttaaaaatattccacgtagaatttatattttacctaaagaaaaaataatagataatgaTACTGGAATTGAAAGATTAACCACTATGAAAGATGtatataatgaatttaaaaatcttgctgataataataaaatatatgaatttcgTAGTTCAACAACAACGAAATATTATGCTTTTGATCGTGAAAATACACCGTTACAATCAGAATATCTTGAGGTAAGATACTCATCATCATATCCAAAATTAGATTCAAATTATACTGGTAATGCTATTGAACATATATTTGGTACAACTGTTAATCCTTTagaacttttattaattgaaagaCAAATAAAAGGACCTTGTTGGCTTGATATTAAATTACCAATTCCtattgaaaatactttaaCTTGgtcaaaatatcaattaaattgttttaaaatggaaaatataactgtttctaataataataataacaatgataataataattttgatgataataatagtaatacacaatataaaaaaataccacCAATGGTTATAATGGCTATTGATGTAAGAacaacattaaattataaaaataataatactgaaatAACAGTTATtggtatattaataaatgataattataatattgataaaccATCAcctaaaataatgtttaataaacattattgtttaataactCATCCTAAAGATACAAATTGGCCATTATATGCtcgtgataaattaaataatattgataaaacaaatgttattatttgtgATACTGAAACAgatgtattagaaaattttttaaatattatttgtgatACAGATCCTGATTTATTAATAGGATATGATTGTGGTTTtcaatttgatattatttatcgtCGATTAatagcattaaatattaaaaatttaaataaaattggtaaacttaaacaaaatatttctggacaattttatggtaataacaataataataattcaaaattatatttaccaTCATTATTTAATGGTCGTCCAATATGTGATATTGTTGTATCagttaaagaattaaatattaaaattcgtAGTTATGATCTTGATAGTATATGTAATGctgttttaaaaacaaaagaaaatacaataaaagaaataaaaccaATTGAAtgcccaaaattttatgaaacaacagataaaataaaaacacttattaaaataacaatgtctgaagcattatatatattaaaattaatgtttgaattaaatataataccaTTATCACTTCAAATAACATGTATTGCTGGTAATATATTATCTAAAACATTAATTGGTGGTCGTGCTGAaagaaatgaatatttattacttcatGCATTTTCTAATAAAGGTTATATAACACCTGATAAACCTAaaccaataattaataaaattaaaaaaaatagttatacttataaacaaaaaaaaaaaagtacatataCTGGTGGTCTTGTATTAGAACCAAAACGTggattttatgataaattaatattattaatggattttaattcattatatcCTAGTATTATTCAAgaatataatatttgttttacaACATTACCAGGTGTTTgttataatgatattaaagaTATTGATTTACCAAAACAAGATTTAGATATTGGAATAATACCAACAGAAATACGTAAACTTGTTGAAAGTCGTCgtcaagttaaaaatttaatgaaacaacataatttaacaaatgaattaaaaattcaatataatattCGTCAATTGGCATTAAAATTAACAGCTAATTCAATGTATGGATGTCTTGGTGCTGAGCATTGTCgtttttatgctaaaaatttAGCTGAAATAATAACGTTAAAAGGACGTGAAATACTTGaagatactaaaaaaattgttgaaaattttaattatgatgttATATATGGTGATACTGAttcattaatgataaatactaATTGTCTAAATTATGATAAAGCATATGATATtgctaaatatattaaaaataatgttaataaacattataaaatgCTTGAACTTGATATTGAtggtatatttaaatatttattattatatcaaaaaaaaaaatatgctgctgttattataaataaattatcaaatggtgaaattcaattaaatactGAGTATAAAGGATTAGATATTGTTAGACGTGATTGGTGTCAATTAGCTTGTGATCAAGGTCGTATAATATTAGATATTCTTTTTTCAGATAATATTACTGAAGaacttaaatataataaaataagttcaACTCTTGAGGATACATCATAcaaagtatataataataaatttccacttgaattatttattataacaaaacaactttcaaaaaatccaaatgattatcaaaataataacaacaacaacaacaacaacaacaacaacaacagtaaACAACAACAACCTCATGTTGATATTGctataagaatgaataaaaCTGGTGGACGTATGTGGAAAGCTGGTGAtactatttcatatttaatatgtaATGATGGTACTAATAATCAACCAAATCAACGAGCATATCatattgatgaatttaaaaataataataatttatcaattgattgtatttattatttacgtcaTCAAATTTATCCTGTTGTATCACGTATTTGTGAACCCGTTGATATGATaactgaaatattaataattaaaaatttaggttTACAAGATGTTTGTACAAGAGCAAATATGTTTAAACCACTttcaatagataaattaaatcataatattgatgataataataaatcaattgaaaataattatgataaattatataaaaattgtcaaccgtttaaatttaattgtattaaatgtaatacaactattgaaattaaaaaatttttatataatttttcacaagGCTCTAAACCATCATTATATCAATGTGTTAATACAAATTGTAATTATCCTctttggaaaaattcaaatacaatatatagtgctgtatttaaaaatattaaaacaattgTTCAACGATATTAtcgacaaaattttatttgtaataattcaaagtgtaaaaaaattcaaagaaaaatatttataagcgGACGAATTCAATTACCAATGTGTATTTATTGTGGCCGTAGTTATTTAACTAAAACTTATACGGATAGAGAATGTTggaatcaaattaatttttatcgttacatttttgattcaacacaaattgacaataataatttaacaacaaTCGTTGAATCAAATTCACATGAGATGCTTGATGTTTATAAAACAGctaaagaaataattgaatCTTATTTAATCAGAAGTCGTTTTTCTCttgtaagttataaaatattttattttttgagaaaaagaaaaaacaatgatTACAAACATCAACCTAAAAATAATCTCAACATCAcatttgatgataataatgatgatgatgatgatgataataatgatgataaatcaAATGATAACAACACTTCGAATTTCATGTCACAAGAAAcgtttttatcaaataaagtTAATGATGTAATCAGTAAAGTTGTAATTTGGGAAACTGCAGACAGTGAACAATCTACCACTAAATATATGCAAAAAGGAAatacaaaatgataaaataataataataattttatacagtaaacattctttattatttttttaattaataaaatatatcaatcggcgcttttttttttcttttttcttttttttattgtttaatatataagagtatgtaattattatgaataagcATATTACAtgtattactttttattttgtaataaataattcaaatatattggcattgtttcttattttttagttttatcaattttaaatataaaataaaaaaaaaaattgtataaatttttgtaataatagtaataattttatctcttagtatataaaaattttgatagtaaaaatagtcaaaaatttgaaataataaacattaattacaatatcGTATAATATATAACCCAAActagaacaaaaataaaaaataaatcacaattttttaaaaaatggttttgttttaacatataaattttatcttggaTGAATTAAATCTGGTTCAGAAATAGTTGagatattgtaaaaattatatggcAAATGAGACGGCAGGAAAGTCTGAAGTGTCGCTGGAACAGGATTAAAATATGTcccaccatttctttcttcaaatactgtagtagtagtagtagtagtagtagtagtagtagtagtagtagtagtagtagtagttgtGGTtgaagtagtagtagtagtagcacTATTATTAGTCGTAGTAGTAATATCATTATCTTGTGTTATCGATACATCCGCTTGATAAGCATGAATTGATGAAGGAATTGTCTGGACAACAATTGGCTGTGCAGCGGTAATATGATGAGGAACTGTATGAATTAcctattataaaaaaaaattaagtaaatgtatacatgaatttatatgattttaaaaatattgtaaaaaataataacataataattaataaattacttgaaCAATAGAAGTTGGTACGGCTGTAGATAAAATCATATCATTTTGATGTCTTGTAGCTTGGGTAAGAGTTGTTGTTGTCTGATTAtgctgttgctgttgatgATGGTCATCATTGTTGTTGTCAAGTGGCTCATGATTATTGGTAGACTGctgtttataatattttgtatgggAAGTATTAATTCCGTGTCTTCTTTTCATATGTTTATTGTAATTTGGCCAGTTAGTAAAATGATGTTGACATTCAAGACAACTATAAGGACGTTCTCCAGTATGCTGTCTACGATGTGTTGTTAATATTCCTTTAAAACGAAAACATTTACCACAAAATTCACAAGTGAATGGCATTGCACCCGTATGTATCCTATGATGTTCTCTTAATGTACCTTTTTCACGAAAAGTTCTACCGCAAACAGCACATTGATGTGGTTTATCACCAGTATGAACAGTTTcgtgtttttttaattgtaatggCGTTTTAAATGCTTTTGGGCACTGAGTACATTTATATGGTTTATCAGCAGAATGAGTAAGAAAATGTGCTTCTAAATTACCTTTTTGTATAAAACTCTTTCCACATTGATCAcacgtaaaatttttaacacctGAATGTATACGTTTATGCGTTACTAAATTTGGTTTTGTTGAAAATCTTTTATCACATTGATCACATGGATATCTATTTTTCATAGTTTCAGGTAAATGACAACGACTATGAATATATAATGCACTTTGTTGTCGAAATGATTTACCGCATGTCTGACAAACATAAGGACGATCTTGATTGTGAATTGAACAATGTGAGTCAAGAACTTTTTTATGTGAAAATGATTTACCGCATATATCACAAttgtattttgattttattttgtgtCTTTTAACGTGTGTCAAAAAaccataatatttttcatatacttTACAACATTGGACGCACATATATTTTGCCTGCTGATTGTGTATAATCTGATGATGTTTTTCAAGCATTTCCAAACATGGAAGTTTATCATTACAGTCAGTGCATAGCCATGGATATTTATCTAaactattttctttttgttttcgtCTACTTTTTAATGATTCACTTCGAGTTTTGTATCCAGAAGCAACCACATCACTATTTTCATCAGATTCACAACCAGCAATGATTTCTCTATCTGAATCTGTTCCTGTCATATAATTATCGGGAATTTTAAAGctaccttttattttttttttattattttcaacgtCTAGTTCCTGttctttatcatcattattttcatcatcatcgtcatcgtcatcatcatcatcattatcatcatcatcatcgtcgtcatcatcatcattaatattattattattattattattattattgttgttgttattgttattattactattactattactattactattattattattattattattattgtcatcatcattgtcatttttatttttactttgctTCTCGTCgttttttctctctttatcCTCTTGTTGTTTATCAATCGTAATAGTAACATTACTTGAAGATGccacaatatttttcatttgatttttgctttttaatttttctttatgctTAATAATCACTTTACTAATAGatccattttttaattcaaagtcTGCATCTAAATCAATTTCTTCAGTTTTTATTGGACTACTGTATTGATGATGAtcaatattattgaaataattgattggTTTATCATTGGATTCATTTACAGAATCactgtttataaaataattattattattactattagcTGTTTGAAAAGGATCTCGttgctttgaaaattttttatcagtctTTTCCGTGGattctttacattttttttcctcagtgGATATTACATTAGACTGAATTAATTCTATCGACTGATGCTGAAAACTTTTATCgttgaattttaattcaatcaatGACTGTCTTAATAAAGTTTGCGCCTGGTTTgcttgtttataaaaatcactGCATTGATTTAAAACAACACAACAGTCAATACAAATTGACTGGGGAAGATCATCGGTCGtagaaatctaaaaataataataggtataattaaaattatctttcaaatagtataaatttaaatcttgttGAGTATATTTGAACGagtgtaaaatattttctacgtAAGTGAATAATCAGCTTGGACCGAGTTAGCGTTAGCAAAACGCATTTCATTGCTTCGCAAATGAGTTgcgtaaaaattatataaaaaataataatactaataaaaaaataaataaatacctgaATGTGAAGATGTTTACTTATTTTAGCAGAAATATCAAGCTTTTGACCTTCACTGTTATTAATACCAATTAAATCAGTTTTTGATTCGGCACATAGCCGGCAAAGTTCTTGCTTTGACATTGtactatttatataatttatcacttacatatcaattttttaattttaaatacatttattgttactCCAAATGTcatataataatgtttttttttttttttttttttttttttttttttttttattttattttattttattttttattaatctaatttaatttttttcatgaacaATCAATGAGTGAGGACGCTAAAATGCAGGCAGACAtgttgatatttatcataactttttatgctttttatattgtatacatacaaagataaaaaaaaataatgttttttctaCACGcatcgaataataaataacaaaattattgatataaaataacatacacACTTGCTCATATTAGATTTGCCACAACTAACTAATGAAATggatattagaaaaatatattgtaaccataataaatattataatttactataataataaaaaatataaagtagataaaaaaaaaaaaaaaaaaaaaaaaatatcgaattatTGATGCGCATGCTCGTTGATATCAGCGCAGCAGCGCTATCTggtttaacatttttttacagaaattaaaattttaaaagttttttattatacaatatatataaatatacaaataacaatattaatattttataagtatgtaaatgtaaatatttaaaaataattttaacaatataatatattttcaataaaatacagtacaataaattaatttataaaataaaaattaaattcaaaaattgtaaattctCAAATTGAAAGcatggaaaatattttcattttatgtttactaaaaatatatcttaataaaattctaacGGAACtctgaaaattattgaaacgagtttctaattttttttttttttacctatttaaaaacttgtcaatttatgtattttgtaattataacttttttttaatgcaataaatgtacaaatttttgtaatatatatagaataatGTATTAATGCAGATATACATGAAATATTGGGAAAAAAACAATATGTAATTCTTTTTagtgagtaaaaaataaaaaaaattcttgtatCATCGTTTTCACTCTTTCATGTAACCTTGACATAGATCTTTCGTTTCTCCTGCCCTTTTATAATACTAATTCtaggaattttttatatgatatttCTTATTCCGCATGTGACTATATAGGTATACATTTTATGTGGCTTGCTGATAAAcaatatacaaaatttatttttatcgctaTTATAAATActcgaaaattaataattaataataacatcaATAATACGGCAACTGCGGCGATATTATTgcatcaaaattataataataaataaatatttattttatttgaagaagaaatttattattattattattattattattattattattattattattattattattattatttaaatgtcaattaaaatAGTGCATGTATactgatatttataataaaagattattaatttttacatgcaCACACCTCAAGCTCAAAAAAGCGTTTACAGACTCTTATTTCTCTCGAGTTTGCAGTATACCTTATCTGATGATAAAACTTTATGCTAAGGCTagaactaataataatttttaaattatttaaaattaaatatataatatttattatagttaaataatttcaattatttttaaaataatacataaaaaataatttcataaaccAAACAAGAATAagacactttttttaaattcctttaCTATTCCTCTACTATTACTGCTGATTATACTTATTTGGTGAAAGTCATATTCGTTCGTTTGTCAAATacaaataagtaattataaaatatattatagataataataataatttcaactgaattatttttaatatttataatgttaatataaaaaacaaaaatatatgtattttataatattaattaacagttattttattgtatttagtgattttactttaaacttttaaaaaatttttaatctataatatgaaaaagccGTATCGcttattattagttaataatatatataaaaatgtattgttgtttttgttattgctattatttttatattatacatattagCTCAAAATTTTGTGAACCGCTGTTGTCATCAAGTCATGATGATGCTATAGGTACATCTTTTAGGACGAACTTGTGTATATATACAAGTACTGTGAGTGGAGAAGCGCAGTCAAACTTGGAACTTTCGTAAGTAAgcattatatttgtttattttattattatagaaatatttttctaatttatttaacctaATATTAAttggttattattaatattaaaatttaattaaaatacaaa includes:
- the LOC103575245 gene encoding zinc finger protein 37; translation: MSKQELCRLCAESKTDLIGINNSEGQKLDISAKISKHLHIQISTTDDLPQSICIDCCVVLNQCSDFYKQANQAQTLLRQSLIELKFNDKSFQHQSIELIQSNVISTEEKKCKESTEKTDKKFSKQRDPFQTANSNNNNYFINSDSVNESNDKPINYFNNIDHHQYSSPIKTEEIDLDADFELKNGSISKVIIKHKEKLKSKNQMKNIVASSSNVTITIDKQQEDKERKNDEKQSKNKNDNDDDNNNNNNNNSNSNSNSNNNNNNNNNNNNNNNNINDDDDDDDDDDNDDDDDDDDDDENNDDKEQELDVENNKKKIKGSFKIPDNYMTGTDSDREIIAGCESDENSDVVASGYKTRSESLKSRRKQKENSLDKYPWLCTDCNDKLPCLEMLEKHHQIIHNQQAKYMCVQCCKVYEKYYGFLTHVKRHKIKSKYNCDICGKSFSHKKVLDSHCSIHNQDRPYVCQTCGKSFRQQSALYIHSRCHLPETMKNRYPCDQCDKRFSTKPNLVTHKRIHSGVKNFTCDQCGKSFIQKGNLEAHFLTHSADKPYKCTQCPKAFKTPLQLKKHETVHTGDKPHQCAVCGRTFREKGTLREHHRIHTGAMPFTCEFCGKCFRFKGILTTHRRQHTGERPYSCLECQHHFTNWPNYNKHMKRRHGINTSHTKYYKQQSTNNHEPLDNNNDDHHQQQQHNQTTTTLTQATRHQNDMILSTAVPTSIVQVIHTVPHHITAAQPIVVQTIPSSIHAYQADVSITQDNDITTTTNNSATTTTTSTTTTTTTTTTTTTTTTTTTTTVFEERNGGTYFNPVPATLQTFLPSHLPYNFYNISTISEPDLIHPR